Proteins from one Bos taurus isolate L1 Dominette 01449 registration number 42190680 breed Hereford chromosome 7, ARS-UCD2.0, whole genome shotgun sequence genomic window:
- the LOC509510 gene encoding LOW QUALITY PROTEIN: putative gustatory receptor clone PTE01 (The sequence of the model RefSeq protein was modified relative to this genomic sequence to represent the inferred CDS: inserted 1 base in 1 codon): MGTPLSAHLLMSFVSRPLFFFQRCPSYIEXGNLTSVSEFFLLGLSDDAELQPLLCVLFLSMYLVTVLGNLLIILAVTSDPHLHTPMYFFLSNLSLADISFISTTVPKMIVDIQTHSRVISYGGCLTQMSIFILFGCMDSMLLSVMAYDRFVAICHPLHYTIIMNPRTCCIFILVSFFVSLLDSQMHNVIVLQLTCFKDIEISSFFCDPSQLLNLGCSDTFMNNIVSYIIVAISGFLPTSGIFFSYYKVLVSILRVPSSSGMYKAFATCGSHLAVVCLFYGTALGVYLSSAISLSPRKDVAASVVYTVVTPMLNPFIYSLRNKDIKKAMWRFLSRTISA, from the exons ATGGGCACACCGCTCAGTGCCCATTTACTTATGTCCTTTGTTTCCagacctcttttctttttccagaggTGTCCAAGCTACATAG ATGGAAATCTAACAAGTGTCTCAGAATTCTTCCTCCTGGGCCTCTCAGATGATGCAGAACTGCAGCCTTTGCTCTGTGTCCTGTTTCTGTCCATGTACCTGGTCACCGTGCTGGGGAACCTGCTCATCATATTAGCCGTCACCTCTGACCCCCatctccacacccccatgtacttcttcctctccaacctgtctTTGGCTGACATCAGTTTCATCTCTACCACTGTTCCCAAGATGATTGTGGACATCCAAACTCACAGCAGAGTCATCTCCTATGGGGGCTGCCTGACACAGATgtctatttttatcctttttgggTGTATGGATAGTATGCTTCTGTCTGTGATGGCTTATGACAGGTTTGTGGCCATCTGTCACCCACTGCATTATACAATCATCATGAACCCACGCACCTGTTGCATCTTCATTTTGGTGTCTTTTTTTGTTAGCCTTTTGGATTCCCAGATGCATAATGTGATTGTGTTACAACTTACCTGCTTCAAGGATATAGAAATTTCTAGTTTCTTCTGTGACCCTTCTCAGCTGCTCAACCTTGGCTGTTCTGATACTTTCATGAATAATATAGTCAGCTATATTATCGTTGCCATCTCTGGTTTTCTCCCTACCTCAGGAATCTTTTTCTCTTACTATAAAGTTCTTGTCTCCATTCTGAGAGTCCCCTCATCAAGTGGGATGTATAAAGCCTTTGCCACCTGTGGCTCTCACCTGGCAGTGGTATGCTTGTTTTATGGAACAGCCCTGGGGGTATATCTCAGCTCAGCCATCTCCCTTTCTCCAAGGAAGGATGTAGCAGCCTCAGTGGTTTACACTGTGGTCACCCCCATGCTAAACCCCTTCATCTATAGTCTGAGGAACAAAGACATCAAAAAGGCCATGTGGAGGTTCCTCAGCAGAACAATCTCAGCTTAG